In one Candidatus Pelagibacter sp. HTCC7211 genomic region, the following are encoded:
- a CDS encoding S49 family peptidase: MFSFFKKKKIVAHLKLNGVIGNAGKFKQGIDFAGQEEVIKKAFSLKKAHTVAITINSPGGSPVQSHLIYSFIRQEAKKNKKKVIVFAEDVAASGGYLISCAGDEIYANSSSIIGSIGVIYSSFGFTELIKKIGVERRVHTAGKNKSTLDPFLEEKNEDIERLKKIQIDLHKDFIDVVEKSRGLKLDKSGVELFSGEFWSGSKAKDLGLIDGIGNAHEVLKEKFGDDVIIKKFEKTKGWLSQKLSSSNNQVDQLANILDERSIWQRYGF; encoded by the coding sequence ATGTTCTCTTTTTTTAAAAAGAAAAAGATAGTAGCCCACCTAAAATTGAATGGAGTTATTGGGAATGCTGGAAAATTCAAACAAGGGATTGACTTTGCTGGTCAAGAAGAAGTTATAAAAAAGGCTTTTTCGCTTAAAAAAGCTCACACTGTAGCTATTACAATCAATTCACCTGGAGGGTCACCTGTACAGTCACATTTGATTTATAGTTTTATTAGACAAGAAGCAAAAAAAAATAAAAAAAAGGTTATAGTGTTTGCTGAGGATGTAGCTGCCTCTGGAGGTTATTTAATTTCCTGTGCTGGAGATGAAATTTATGCAAATTCAAGCTCAATAATTGGATCAATAGGAGTAATTTATTCTTCATTTGGCTTTACTGAATTGATAAAAAAAATAGGTGTTGAAAGAAGAGTCCATACTGCAGGAAAAAATAAAAGTACTTTGGATCCATTTCTTGAAGAAAAAAATGAAGATATTGAAAGATTAAAAAAAATCCAAATAGATTTACACAAAGATTTTATTGACGTTGTAGAAAAAAGCAGAGGTCTGAAGCTAGATAAATCTGGAGTTGAACTTTTTTCAGGAGAATTTTGGTCAGGTAGCAAGGCAAAAGATTTAGGATTGATAGATGGAATTGGTAACGCGCATGAAGTTTTAAAAGAAAAATTTGGAGACGATGTAATAATTAAAAAATTTGAAAAAACAAAAGGTTGGTTAAGTCAAAAACTTTCTTCATCAAATAATCAAGTAGATCAATTAGCAAACATTTTGGATGAAAGGTCGATTTGGCAAAGATATGGTTTCTAA
- a CDS encoding polyprenyl synthetase family protein — protein sequence MGTVIQLKNQINDSYFQLKESVEDKLVLTEEKIKLKLNSDVELVQKMTNYHIKTGGKRLRALLTLGSAKLCGYSKGSRDVNLAACVELIHGATLMHDDVIDEGIIRRGKETLNEIWGNHSSVLIGDYLLSRCFEMMVEDGNLEVLKLLSSTSSKIAQGEVLQLQHKGEVDMLEETYLKIISAKTAELFAASTKVGAILSDVDNKEKDALEFYGRNLGLTFQIADDTLDYNSELKMFGKTVGQDFFEGKITLPIILLFQKLDLIEKENLKKIFIKEIRDKDDFEKTISLIKKYKIIEECYQKAQHYINLASNALTVFEESKEKNIFKNLTSFSLARNF from the coding sequence ATGGGAACAGTAATACAGCTTAAAAATCAAATAAATGATTCTTATTTTCAGCTTAAAGAATCTGTAGAAGATAAACTTGTATTAACTGAGGAAAAAATAAAATTAAAACTAAATAGTGATGTGGAGTTAGTCCAAAAAATGACTAATTATCATATCAAAACTGGTGGCAAAAGATTAAGAGCTTTATTAACACTCGGTTCAGCAAAATTATGTGGATATTCAAAAGGATCTAGAGATGTAAATTTAGCAGCCTGTGTTGAGTTGATACATGGCGCAACCTTGATGCATGATGATGTGATTGATGAGGGGATTATTAGAAGAGGCAAAGAAACTTTGAATGAAATTTGGGGTAATCATTCTTCAGTTTTAATTGGTGATTATTTATTAAGTAGATGTTTTGAAATGATGGTAGAAGATGGAAATTTAGAGGTCTTAAAATTATTATCCTCTACATCGTCTAAAATTGCTCAAGGAGAAGTTTTACAACTTCAGCATAAAGGGGAAGTTGATATGCTTGAAGAAACATATCTAAAAATAATATCAGCAAAAACAGCTGAGTTATTTGCAGCATCAACAAAAGTTGGTGCAATATTGTCAGATGTAGATAACAAAGAAAAAGATGCTTTAGAATTTTATGGAAGAAATCTTGGACTTACTTTTCAAATTGCTGATGATACACTTGATTATAATTCAGAACTTAAAATGTTCGGAAAAACAGTTGGTCAAGATTTTTTTGAGGGAAAAATTACTTTACCAATAATTTTACTTTTTCAAAAATTGGATTTAATTGAAAAAGAAAATTTAAAGAAAATTTTTATTAAAGAAATAAGGGATAAAGATGATTTTGAAAAAACAATTTCTTTAATCAAAAAGTATAAAATTATTGAAGAATGTTATCAAAAAGCTCAGCATTATATTAATCTCGCATCAAATGCTTTAACAGTATTTGAAGAATCAAAAGAAAAAAATATTTTTAAAAATCTAACATCTTTTAGTTTGGCTAGAAATTTCTAA
- the pdxH gene encoding pyridoxamine 5'-phosphate oxidase, with protein sequence MNQKNSLGLNSCFLDLNDPMQLFKVWMDEAKKTEPNDPNAVALATSDKKNLPSVRMVLLKDFNEYGFVFYTNLNSQKGIELKENPNASMCFHWKSLLRQVRISGSVSSVSDKVADQYYNTRGYESRIGAWASKQSKVLSSRDELINSIKDYKKKFEDQNNVPRPSHWSGWNLSPLTIEFWLDGESRIHERLKYSKDSNGIWSQSLLSP encoded by the coding sequence ATGAATCAAAAAAACTCACTTGGGCTTAATAGTTGTTTTTTAGATCTGAATGATCCAATGCAGTTATTTAAAGTATGGATGGATGAAGCTAAAAAAACAGAGCCTAATGATCCAAATGCAGTTGCGTTAGCAACATCCGATAAGAAAAATTTGCCTTCAGTGAGAATGGTTTTGCTAAAAGATTTTAATGAATATGGATTTGTATTTTATACAAATTTAAATAGTCAAAAAGGTATTGAGTTAAAAGAAAACCCCAATGCATCCATGTGCTTTCATTGGAAAAGTCTTTTAAGACAGGTAAGAATTAGCGGATCGGTATCATCTGTATCTGATAAAGTTGCTGATCAATATTATAATACAAGGGGCTATGAAAGTAGAATAGGAGCTTGGGCTTCCAAACAAAGTAAAGTTTTAAGTAGTAGAGATGAATTAATAAATTCAATAAAGGACTATAAAAAAAAATTTGAAGACCAAAATAATGTCCCAAGACCTTCACACTGGTCTGGTTGGAATTTATCACCTTTAACAATTGAATTTTGGCTTGATGGCGAAAGCAGAATACATGAAAGACTTAAGTATTCAAAAGATAGTAATGGAATTTGGTCACAATCACTTTTAAGTCCTTAG
- the aroC gene encoding chorismate synthase, which produces MSFNTFGKQFRFTTWGESHGPAIGCIVDGCPPNIYLKEQDIQKELDKRKPGQSKFTTQRKEDDKVQILSGVFEGKTTGTPISMIIYNKDMRSKDYGNIKDKFRPGHADLTYFKKYGIRDYRGGGRSSARETASRVAAGAIAKLVLQKKFGKKFEVIGAVTQLGILGCDTNEWNDKIINKNPFFCPDKSMIKIWEKYLLGVRKSGSSCGAIIEIRARGVPAGLGAPIYSKLDSDIASGLMSINAVKGVNIGSGMNSAQLSGEQNSDEISQTGKKLKFNSNNAGGILGGISSGQEIIASFAVKPTSSILTSRKTINKFGKNTTISVRGRHDPCVGIRAVPVGEAMMNCVLLDHYLMHKAQCG; this is translated from the coding sequence ATGTCATTTAATACATTTGGAAAGCAATTTCGTTTTACTACATGGGGAGAGTCTCATGGCCCAGCAATAGGTTGTATCGTAGATGGGTGTCCGCCTAATATCTACTTAAAAGAGCAAGATATTCAAAAAGAATTAGATAAAAGAAAACCAGGACAATCTAAATTTACAACACAAAGAAAAGAAGACGATAAAGTTCAAATATTATCTGGTGTCTTTGAGGGAAAAACTACTGGAACACCCATATCTATGATTATTTATAATAAAGATATGAGATCAAAAGATTATGGAAATATTAAAGATAAATTTAGACCAGGTCACGCTGACCTTACTTATTTCAAAAAATATGGGATTAGAGACTACAGAGGAGGAGGACGGTCTTCTGCTAGAGAAACTGCTTCACGGGTTGCAGCTGGTGCAATTGCAAAATTAGTTTTACAGAAAAAATTTGGAAAAAAATTTGAAGTAATTGGCGCTGTCACTCAATTAGGAATATTAGGTTGTGATACTAATGAGTGGAACGATAAAATAATTAATAAAAATCCTTTTTTCTGTCCTGACAAATCAATGATAAAAATTTGGGAAAAATATTTACTAGGTGTAAGAAAATCTGGATCTTCATGTGGGGCAATAATAGAAATAAGAGCAAGAGGTGTGCCTGCTGGACTTGGTGCTCCAATTTACTCAAAATTAGACTCTGACATTGCTTCAGGTTTAATGAGTATAAATGCTGTTAAAGGAGTAAACATTGGCTCTGGAATGAATTCAGCACAATTAAGCGGAGAACAAAATTCAGATGAAATTTCTCAAACAGGTAAAAAATTAAAATTCAATAGTAATAATGCTGGTGGAATTTTAGGTGGTATATCTAGTGGTCAAGAAATTATTGCGTCCTTTGCTGTAAAACCAACTTCATCAATTTTAACAAGCAGAAAAACAATTAATAAATTTGGAAAAAATACTACTATTTCTGTTAGAGGAAGACATGACCCATGTGTTGGAATAAGGGCAGTTCCAGTTGGAGAAGCAATGATGAATTGTGTTTTATTAGATCACTATCTGATGCACAAAGCACAATGTGGCTAG
- the dxs gene encoding 1-deoxy-D-xylulose-5-phosphate synthase yields the protein MTQNYKFLDNINFPSDLKKISEKDLQKVSDEVRKEMISAVSETGGHLGAGLGVVELTVALHYVFDTPNDKLIWDVGHQSYPHKIITGRKKKIRTLRQGNGLSGFTKRSESEYDPFGAAHSSTSISSALGIAEANKLANKTSNVIAVIGDGAISAGMAYEAMNNAGASKTKMIVILNDNDMSIAKPVGAMRTYLAKLFTGKIYFSFRETLKLITSAFSKRFSAKAGKAEDFLRSAVTGGTLFSSLGFYYAGPIDGHDLNDLIPILKNARDSKHEGPIMIHVKTQKGKGYSYAEKATDNYHGVSKFNVETGEQIKSISNLPAYTKVFANTLVKHAQKDSKIVGITAAMPGGTGMDIFGKEFPKRMFDVGIAEQHAVTFSAGLATEGYKPYAAIYSTFLQRAYDQVVHDVAIQSLPVRFAIDRAGLVGADGSTHAGSFDITYLSTLPNFIVMAASDEAELVKMINTSVDINDKPCAIRYPRGNGVGLELPSIDEKIEIGKGRIIQQGKQACILSLGTRLEECKFAAEELKSKGVSTTIIDARFAKPLDRELILKCAREHEVMITIEEGSIGGFGSHVKNLLAETGVFDKGLKFRSMTLPDSFIDQDTPKNMYELAGLSSSQISKKILDILFTKDSIKVVKN from the coding sequence ATGACACAAAATTATAAATTTTTAGATAATATTAATTTTCCATCTGATTTAAAAAAAATTTCAGAAAAAGATTTACAAAAAGTTTCCGATGAAGTTAGAAAAGAAATGATCAGTGCAGTTTCTGAAACTGGAGGACACCTTGGTGCTGGTTTAGGTGTTGTTGAGCTGACAGTTGCTCTTCATTATGTTTTTGATACTCCAAATGATAAATTAATATGGGATGTTGGCCATCAATCTTATCCGCATAAAATTATAACAGGTAGAAAAAAAAAAATTAGAACATTAAGACAAGGTAATGGATTATCAGGTTTTACAAAAAGATCAGAAAGTGAGTATGATCCATTTGGTGCAGCACATAGCTCAACTTCTATATCTTCTGCATTAGGAATTGCAGAAGCAAATAAATTAGCAAATAAAACCTCAAATGTAATAGCTGTAATTGGGGATGGTGCAATAAGTGCGGGTATGGCGTATGAGGCTATGAATAATGCGGGAGCATCTAAAACTAAAATGATTGTCATATTAAATGATAACGACATGTCTATTGCTAAACCAGTGGGTGCCATGAGGACCTATTTAGCAAAATTATTTACAGGAAAAATTTATTTTAGTTTTCGAGAAACCTTGAAACTTATTACATCTGCATTCTCAAAGAGATTTAGTGCAAAAGCTGGTAAAGCTGAAGATTTTTTAAGATCAGCAGTTACTGGTGGTACCTTATTTAGCTCATTAGGTTTTTATTACGCTGGTCCTATAGATGGTCATGATTTAAATGATTTAATTCCAATTTTAAAAAACGCAAGAGACTCAAAACACGAAGGCCCAATAATGATACATGTCAAAACACAAAAGGGTAAAGGTTATTCTTATGCGGAAAAGGCCACAGACAACTATCATGGTGTTTCAAAATTTAATGTTGAAACGGGAGAACAGATTAAAAGTATTAGCAATCTTCCAGCTTATACAAAAGTATTCGCTAACACATTAGTGAAACATGCTCAAAAAGACAGTAAAATTGTTGGAATAACAGCTGCGATGCCTGGTGGCACAGGAATGGATATTTTTGGAAAAGAATTTCCAAAAAGAATGTTTGATGTTGGAATTGCAGAACAGCATGCTGTAACTTTTTCAGCAGGTTTAGCTACTGAAGGGTATAAGCCTTATGCGGCAATTTACTCTACTTTTTTACAAAGAGCTTATGATCAAGTCGTTCATGATGTGGCAATTCAAAGTCTGCCAGTAAGATTTGCAATAGATAGAGCAGGATTGGTTGGTGCAGATGGATCTACACATGCAGGCTCATTTGATATCACTTATTTATCAACACTACCAAACTTTATCGTAATGGCTGCAAGTGATGAAGCTGAATTAGTAAAAATGATTAATACATCAGTAGATATAAATGACAAACCTTGTGCTATTAGATATCCAAGAGGAAATGGTGTTGGACTTGAATTACCTTCAATTGACGAAAAAATTGAGATAGGTAAAGGAAGAATTATTCAACAGGGTAAGCAAGCTTGCATTTTAAGTTTGGGAACAAGACTGGAAGAATGTAAATTTGCAGCTGAGGAATTAAAGAGCAAAGGTGTGTCAACAACAATTATTGATGCCAGATTTGCAAAGCCATTGGATCGAGAACTTATTTTAAAGTGTGCTCGAGAACATGAAGTTATGATTACTATTGAAGAAGGATCGATAGGTGGTTTTGGTTCTCATGTTAAGAATCTTTTAGCTGAAACAGGTGTTTTTGACAAAGGATTAAAGTTTCGATCAATGACATTACCAGATAGTTTTATTGACCAAGATACTCCAAAAAATATGTATGAATTAGCAGGCTTGAGCTCATCACAAATCTCAAAAAAAATATTGGATATCTTATTTACAAAAGATTCAATAAAGGTTGTAAAAAATTAG